The Rhodocytophaga rosea genome has a segment encoding these proteins:
- a CDS encoding metallophosphoesterase family protein — MKYSRYISYLETLLNTGFANDKIAEAEQRNLHESLQQKFSAIESGNLSDKEKKRIDEEKKGLKEVIQHIFSICSDSPLVTKDTNNTITGISQILQQSVQPLNIAELPLILSGPMVRKAEPGAVTVWVALKEAKEVVLSVVEDANNVAGSTILTGNLQTVKLGTNLHIAAVTAKPIAPEKQLQYGNTYFYTLTIGGQDLLAQGVLSTANIPAEITYPDEKLPSFQLPSLDLNKVHLIHSSCRNMTNDAYDALPALDTLLQQTWKTNRPQQLYLSGDQIYADEANEVLEHLYIDVGNTLMSGKEANGGYKSPEKMRSKDDGEADVCPAEIIPGERGHMHKVKEFIINNQRKSFIDLLKEYTQTTLDPPELTDNLDTPDYIHDLCGFTPTSRFHLFSLSDFFGLYLLNWSDVLWPSFFRAEASKKWAVKHSMAAKNEDDDSLLQKLESGISKISSIESRYIKKLSDEEVSQAQKKAYVELAYELKRFRMVIRDFTEMMNLVIFASELKKVRRVLANIATYMMFDDHEVTDDWHMTREWVHRVYSKPMGRRVLQNGLAAYAVFQAWGNTPERFETGESAGKKLLNALSAWIGNNYSDEANEKIIANLLKIPDKIQAAKYRSIGSGDTFPEIFTQPLSWHYQVSHPKYEVLVLDARTFRSFPGSLYGAAEHISAKSLKEQMPEPVVLPPPFSDIPKEITFVISPCNVVTIPLFRNYLSGVALPLAHYFTGYSGNRWEMAAYDPDQADSWEVSSKLFETFLSLLAVRTAKTQPEAKSENRVVILSGDVHFTYAGRLAYWADKPFETEQTKAHEMVVAHLTASGMKNEASAWKKLKLDLLGYEFTDLGSNTQRLPEPEVVVGYAKAPQTLDKAKKDEIVLRTRWFPNYKPGLITQNPILLPNHKIHPEVKIPKPEWMYRIDFIRGTKEKKVENFNTISHFHFARQQAPSSEIIRRSNFASITIDWEGEGKLVQALDTKAESFTIILAQGKTFPQAPFFAIIDQEIIYVLETKTQAGNDTELTCSQLKRGKADSQAQAHVQNSTVKIRRTVSQTIWVVAEVPLKEQTSTSGLTPHALTRYKVAMAADDLQYTKPTPNTL; from the coding sequence ATGAAATACAGCAGATATATCAGCTACCTGGAAACACTTCTCAACACCGGTTTTGCGAATGATAAAATTGCTGAAGCGGAACAGCGCAACCTGCATGAAAGTCTGCAGCAAAAGTTTTCTGCGATTGAATCCGGCAATCTATCCGATAAAGAGAAAAAAAGAATAGATGAGGAGAAGAAAGGGTTGAAGGAAGTCATTCAACATATTTTCTCTATTTGCTCGGACTCTCCGCTGGTCACAAAAGATACAAACAATACCATTACAGGCATTAGCCAGATATTACAGCAATCGGTCCAGCCTTTAAATATTGCCGAATTACCCTTGATTCTCAGCGGACCTATGGTTCGGAAGGCGGAACCTGGAGCCGTTACGGTTTGGGTAGCCTTGAAAGAAGCCAAAGAAGTAGTCTTATCTGTAGTGGAAGATGCTAATAATGTGGCAGGCAGCACCATTTTAACTGGCAATTTGCAAACGGTTAAACTAGGTACCAATCTGCATATAGCAGCCGTTACAGCTAAACCTATTGCTCCAGAGAAACAACTGCAATACGGAAATACCTATTTCTACACCCTTACTATTGGTGGTCAGGATTTGTTAGCACAGGGAGTACTCAGTACAGCAAACATACCGGCAGAAATCACTTATCCAGATGAAAAATTACCTTCTTTCCAGCTGCCTTCCCTGGATCTCAATAAAGTTCACCTCATCCATAGTTCCTGCCGCAATATGACCAATGATGCATACGATGCGCTGCCAGCCTTAGATACCCTGTTGCAACAAACCTGGAAAACCAACCGTCCGCAGCAGCTATATCTCAGTGGCGACCAGATCTATGCCGATGAAGCCAACGAAGTATTAGAACACCTCTATATTGATGTAGGCAATACATTGATGAGTGGAAAAGAAGCTAATGGGGGCTACAAATCCCCTGAAAAAATGCGGAGCAAAGATGATGGCGAAGCCGATGTTTGTCCGGCAGAGATCATTCCGGGGGAAAGAGGGCACATGCATAAAGTAAAGGAATTTATCATCAATAATCAACGCAAAAGCTTTATTGACCTGCTCAAAGAATATACACAAACTACCTTAGATCCGCCTGAACTCACCGACAACCTGGATACGCCAGACTATATTCATGACCTGTGCGGGTTTACGCCTACTTCCCGGTTTCATCTGTTTTCCTTGTCAGACTTTTTTGGCTTGTACCTGCTCAACTGGTCAGATGTATTATGGCCTTCGTTTTTCCGGGCGGAAGCTTCCAAAAAATGGGCGGTGAAACATTCCATGGCTGCTAAAAATGAGGATGACGATAGCCTGTTGCAGAAACTGGAAAGCGGCATCAGCAAGATTTCTTCCATTGAAAGCCGGTATATTAAGAAATTATCAGATGAAGAGGTTAGCCAGGCACAAAAGAAAGCCTACGTAGAATTAGCTTATGAACTAAAGCGTTTCCGGATGGTAATCCGTGACTTTACGGAAATGATGAACCTGGTAATTTTTGCTTCCGAACTGAAAAAAGTGAGAAGAGTCCTGGCCAATATTGCCACCTACATGATGTTCGACGACCATGAGGTAACAGACGACTGGCATATGACGCGGGAATGGGTACACCGGGTGTATAGCAAACCTATGGGACGTCGGGTACTTCAGAATGGTCTGGCTGCGTATGCGGTTTTTCAGGCCTGGGGCAATACACCAGAGCGTTTTGAAACAGGTGAAAGTGCCGGAAAAAAATTACTCAATGCCTTGTCTGCCTGGATTGGCAACAATTATAGTGACGAAGCCAATGAAAAGATCATTGCCAACCTCCTCAAAATTCCGGATAAAATACAGGCCGCCAAATACCGCAGCATTGGTTCAGGAGATACTTTCCCGGAAATTTTTACTCAGCCGCTCAGCTGGCATTACCAGGTAAGTCATCCCAAATATGAAGTGCTGGTGCTCGATGCCCGTACCTTCCGCAGTTTCCCAGGTTCTTTGTATGGGGCAGCCGAACACATCAGTGCCAAATCTTTGAAAGAGCAGATGCCAGAACCGGTTGTACTGCCGCCCCCTTTCAGCGATATACCCAAAGAAATCACGTTTGTTATTTCTCCCTGCAATGTGGTCACCATTCCGCTGTTCCGCAATTATCTGAGTGGTGTGGCTTTGCCACTGGCGCATTATTTTACCGGTTATTCGGGAAACCGCTGGGAAATGGCCGCTTATGATCCCGACCAGGCCGATTCCTGGGAAGTGAGTTCGAAGCTATTCGAAACATTTTTGAGCCTCCTGGCAGTACGGACTGCCAAAACACAGCCGGAAGCAAAAAGCGAAAACCGGGTGGTGATCTTATCCGGAGATGTGCATTTTACTTATGCAGGCCGCCTGGCGTATTGGGCCGATAAACCTTTCGAAACCGAGCAAACCAAAGCGCATGAAATGGTTGTCGCCCACCTAACCGCCAGTGGAATGAAAAATGAAGCCAGTGCCTGGAAAAAACTAAAACTCGATCTGCTGGGCTATGAATTTACCGATCTGGGAAGCAATACCCAACGTTTGCCGGAGCCAGAAGTTGTAGTGGGATATGCCAAAGCCCCTCAAACGCTGGACAAAGCTAAAAAAGACGAGATTGTATTACGGACCCGCTGGTTTCCCAATTACAAACCCGGCCTGATCACCCAAAATCCCATTCTACTTCCCAATCATAAAATTCATCCGGAAGTAAAAATTCCAAAGCCGGAATGGATGTACCGCATTGATTTTATCCGGGGAACCAAAGAAAAAAAAGTAGAGAATTTTAATACCATTTCTCATTTCCATTTTGCCCGGCAGCAAGCGCCTTCTTCTGAAATTATCCGCCGCAGCAATTTTGCCTCTATCACCATCGACTGGGAAGGCGAAGGTAAACTGGTACAAGCCCTGGATACCAAGGCAGAATCGTTTACCATCATACTGGCACAGGGTAAAACGTTTCCACAAGCGCCTTTTTTCGCTATCATCGACCAGGAAATCATATATGTGCTGGAAACAAAAACACAGGCAGGCAATGATACTGAACTCACCTGCAGCCAGCTAAAACGGGGTAAAGCTGATTCGCAGGCACAAGCCCATGTACAGAATAGTACAGTAAAAATCCGGAGAACGGTAAGCCAAACCATATGGGTGGTGGCAGAAGTACCCCTAAAAGAACAAACTAGCACCAGCGGTTTAACGCCTCATGCCCTCACCAGATACAAGGTAGCCATGGCCGCCGATGATCTTCAATACACAAAGCCCACCCCAAATACTTTGTAA
- a CDS encoding VF530 family protein, producing METQPNNPLHGKTLEMILTELVKRYGWEALGHQINIRCFTHDPSIKSSLTFLRKTPWARKKVEDLYLQSIGES from the coding sequence ATGGAAACGCAACCAAATAATCCCCTGCATGGCAAAACCCTGGAAATGATACTCACTGAGTTAGTCAAACGCTATGGCTGGGAGGCTTTGGGCCATCAGATCAACATACGCTGTTTTACGCACGATCCGAGTATTAAGTCGAGTTTAACCTTTCTCCGGAAAACACCCTGGGCCAGAAAAAAAGTAGAAGACCTGTATCTGCAAAGCATCGGTGAATCCTGA
- a CDS encoding DUF5071 domain-containing protein — protein MSHITLKELIPKNKTDIEAVEKLYQYSYQEIKPIVPQLLEWLQDINWPVATPMADYLLTMSDYLTDDIIAILRGKDEVWKYWCLYAFGINTIKPIEPRLLQEIEQIAYFPTQGEKEEEVQEVASKIMNKLKSQT, from the coding sequence ATGTCTCATATAACACTGAAAGAATTAATACCAAAAAATAAGACAGACATTGAGGCAGTGGAGAAGTTATATCAATACTCTTATCAAGAGATCAAACCAATTGTTCCTCAGCTACTTGAATGGTTACAAGACATTAATTGGCCAGTTGCTACCCCAATGGCTGATTATCTGCTAACTATGTCAGATTATTTAACCGATGATATTATTGCCATATTGAGAGGAAAAGATGAAGTATGGAAATATTGGTGTTTATATGCATTTGGAATAAATACTATCAAACCCATTGAGCCAAGGCTGTTACAAGAAATCGAGCAAATCGCTTATTTTCCAACTCAGGGAGAAAAGGAGGAAGAGGTACAGGAAGTAGCTAGTAAAATAATGAATAAACTAAAAAGTCAGACTTAA
- a CDS encoding VOC family protein: protein MEPRLSVITIGAINLSAMRSFYTEILGWQPVVENQDMVFYKFNGFLLSLFDRKALSDFIGIPFNEHGKSLFTLAYNVRSKEEVMELYYKLKSVNVHIIKEPMEPPFGGLFFYFSDVEGNILEVAYNPYTPLDDTGNVITHKSIEGL from the coding sequence ATGGAACCCAGATTAAGTGTAATTACCATAGGTGCCATCAACTTATCGGCGATGCGGAGCTTTTATACCGAAATACTTGGCTGGCAGCCAGTGGTAGAAAACCAGGATATGGTTTTTTATAAATTCAATGGCTTTTTACTCAGCCTGTTCGACCGGAAAGCATTATCCGACTTTATTGGCATTCCCTTCAACGAACATGGAAAAAGTTTATTTACACTCGCTTACAATGTACGTTCCAAAGAAGAGGTGATGGAATTATACTACAAGCTTAAAAGCGTAAACGTACATATTATTAAAGAACCCATGGAACCACCCTTCGGCGGCTTATTTTTTTATTTCTCAGATGTAGAAGGCAATATTTTAGAAGTAGCGTACAATCCATATACACCGCTTGATGACACAGGGAACGTGATTACGCATAAAAGTATTGAGGGATTATGA
- a CDS encoding macro domain-containing protein: MKVDTLKPFGKDLAKDELRISICDLNKDIAKVFADVFAQESSVEILLGNLLHLSADALVSPANSFGDMGGGLDKAIDDFFAGQAQQKVQQLIREEYFGELPVGVASIIAMNHPQFPFIIVAPTMRIPGNVGKTINAYLAMRAVLVAIVKHNRSATHPIRHIVLSSLCTGVGGMPFQEAAEQMKTAIASILGEGYKTAIHPAVAPYALGAKWVLPEKLNKFK, translated from the coding sequence ATGAAGGTAGATACGCTCAAACCTTTTGGAAAAGATTTGGCCAAAGACGAGTTGAGAATCAGCATTTGCGACTTAAATAAAGACATAGCCAAAGTCTTTGCTGACGTTTTTGCCCAGGAAAGCAGCGTAGAAATTCTCTTAGGAAATCTTCTTCACCTTTCGGCAGATGCGCTGGTAAGTCCGGCCAATAGTTTTGGAGATATGGGCGGAGGCTTGGATAAAGCGATTGACGATTTTTTTGCCGGGCAGGCGCAACAGAAAGTGCAGCAACTCATCAGGGAAGAATACTTCGGTGAACTACCAGTTGGTGTAGCCAGCATTATCGCCATGAATCACCCACAGTTTCCCTTTATAATCGTTGCCCCTACCATGCGGATTCCTGGTAATGTAGGAAAAACAATTAATGCCTATTTAGCGATGCGGGCAGTCTTAGTAGCCATAGTCAAACATAACCGTTCTGCAACACATCCCATCAGACATATCGTGCTATCAAGTTTATGTACTGGCGTGGGAGGTATGCCTTTTCAGGAAGCAGCCGAACAGATGAAAACAGCGATTGCCAGCATTTTAGGTGAAGGATATAAAACAGCCATACATCCGGCAGTTGCCCCGTATGCCTTAGGAGCCAAGTGGGTTTTGCCGGAAAAACTCAATAAATTTAAATAA
- a CDS encoding helix-turn-helix domain-containing protein, translated as MRYIKKITDKQKQDLEKIHKDSKSYQERNRCQCILLSNQGYQVQKLASIFQVSQLSIYKWFDRFEKTGVVGLKNQKGKGRKPILTTSNATHVEVVENSIEKEKQQLKLAKREIEAKLGTAMSEMTLKRFLKKLTTDGNVSVNG; from the coding sequence ATGCGTTATATCAAGAAGATTACAGACAAGCAAAAACAAGACTTAGAGAAGATTCATAAAGATAGTAAAAGTTATCAGGAACGTAACCGTTGCCAATGTATACTGTTATCCAATCAAGGCTATCAAGTACAGAAGTTAGCAAGCATTTTTCAAGTAAGTCAGTTAAGTATTTATAAGTGGTTTGATCGCTTTGAGAAAACAGGTGTGGTAGGGTTAAAGAACCAAAAAGGGAAAGGCAGAAAACCCATCCTTACTACCAGTAATGCTACCCATGTTGAAGTAGTGGAAAATAGCATAGAGAAAGAAAAACAACAACTTAAATTAGCTAAGCGAGAGATAGAAGCTAAATTAGGCACGGCTATGAGTGAGATGACCTTGAAGCGGTTTTTAAAAAAATTGACTACCGATGGAAACGTTTCCGTAAATGGATAA
- a CDS encoding IS630 family transposase — protein sequence MQNKEAYEQKVKRLHALLYLAQTGSIDLYFGDESGFCLTPCVPYGWIKKGEHAPILSQRSTRINVFGLLSTNNELLTYQKSGSLNADFIIECVEAFSTSISKFTVIVLDNASWHTCGLWEVKKEEWEQKGLYIFLLPKYSPHLNRIERFWKQVKYHWLKAEDYLSVEALKEALYTIFSGLGTYFKLDFKKLEVDENIILNCV from the coding sequence TTGCAAAACAAAGAAGCATATGAGCAGAAAGTCAAGCGATTACATGCTTTGCTTTATTTGGCACAGACAGGCAGTATAGATTTATATTTTGGAGACGAATCAGGGTTTTGCCTTACCCCTTGTGTACCTTATGGATGGATCAAAAAAGGCGAACACGCCCCTATTTTATCCCAAAGAAGTACAAGGATAAATGTATTTGGCTTGTTAAGTACAAATAATGAGTTGCTTACTTATCAGAAAAGTGGGAGTCTAAACGCTGACTTTATCATTGAATGTGTAGAGGCCTTCTCAACATCTATTTCCAAGTTTACTGTCATAGTCTTAGACAACGCCTCCTGGCATACATGTGGCCTATGGGAAGTCAAAAAAGAAGAATGGGAACAGAAAGGATTATACATCTTTTTGCTGCCTAAGTATAGTCCTCATCTTAACAGGATCGAACGATTTTGGAAGCAGGTGAAATATCATTGGCTCAAAGCCGAAGACTATCTGTCTGTAGAAGCGCTTAAGGAGGCACTTTATACCATCTTTTCAGGATTGGGTACTTACTTTAAACTTGATTTTAAAAAACTTGAAGTAGATGAAAATATTATACTTAATTGTGTTTAA
- a CDS encoding nucleoside hydrolase, with product MKILTLCILYLFFGLASMQAQTKSAPVPVIFDTDIGPDYDDVGAITMLHALADSGQATILATVASSKYANVAPVLSVYNTYFGRPNIPIGVPKGNAVTDRDFQGWSDTIVARYPHKVKSNAEVPESVEIYRQVLAKQADNSVTIVTIGFLTNLANLLESKPDKYSKLSGKELVSKKVKRLVSMAGKFPEGKEYNVHRDSTASVKTFAAWPTEIIFSGFEIGQKIKTGLPLINNPQIKNSPVKDVFRISIPKAAEDKEGRMSWDQTAVLVGIKGVEPYYELKPGRIVTLPSGYNRWDTTKTGHFHLVEKMPVAQITQVINQLMMYQPMKAGSRR from the coding sequence ATGAAAATACTAACGCTGTGTATTCTTTATCTGTTCTTTGGCTTAGCATCAATGCAAGCCCAAACCAAGTCTGCCCCGGTGCCTGTTATTTTTGATACGGATATTGGTCCGGATTACGACGATGTGGGCGCTATTACTATGCTCCATGCCCTCGCCGATAGCGGACAAGCGACTATTCTGGCTACGGTAGCCAGCAGTAAATATGCAAATGTGGCTCCGGTGCTAAGTGTGTATAATACCTATTTTGGCCGTCCGAATATACCCATTGGCGTACCCAAAGGCAATGCCGTTACCGACCGGGATTTTCAGGGCTGGTCGGATACGATTGTAGCCAGATATCCACACAAAGTAAAATCTAATGCCGAAGTACCGGAGTCCGTGGAAATTTACCGGCAGGTACTTGCCAAACAAGCAGATAATAGTGTCACCATCGTTACGATAGGTTTTCTGACGAATCTGGCCAACCTGCTGGAATCCAAACCGGATAAATACTCCAAACTATCGGGCAAGGAACTGGTGAGCAAAAAAGTAAAAAGGCTGGTGAGTATGGCCGGAAAGTTTCCCGAAGGCAAGGAATATAATGTACACCGGGATTCTACGGCTTCTGTGAAAACATTTGCTGCCTGGCCTACCGAAATTATTTTTTCAGGCTTTGAAATTGGACAGAAAATCAAAACTGGTTTACCGTTGATTAACAATCCTCAGATCAAGAATAGTCCGGTAAAAGATGTGTTCCGCATCAGTATTCCGAAAGCTGCGGAAGACAAAGAAGGCCGCATGAGCTGGGACCAGACAGCCGTATTGGTAGGCATTAAAGGCGTAGAACCCTATTATGAACTAAAACCTGGCCGGATCGTTACCTTGCCTAGTGGATACAACCGCTGGGATACTACAAAAACAGGCCATTTTCATCTCGTAGAAAAAATGCCTGTTGCACAAATTACCCAGGTTATTAATCAACTCATGATGTATCAGCCGATGAAGGCCGGAAGCCGCAGATAA
- a CDS encoding ISAs1 family transposase — protein MELKKILNKVADFRVQGRCLHLLADILGLVLCGVIADCDDFDEIADYGKDNTAFLQQELGLSFVNGIPSADTLNRVIRHLDSHSLEQCFKACVAGFSLAGKQVCIDGKELRGTIPAGKKHALVRMVNVWVEEHSLSFGQVAVEAKSNEITTIPALLDTLDCKGSIITIDAIACQQAIVEKIRDKQAHYVIALKANQGVLYEQVAHFMQINKSALAFNQQLDKAHGRGEERRVYIAQCIDLVEEKEKWQDLHTLVMVERKRIIAGKKQEQTLFYISSLTDTDPALYSRYIRGHWAIENGLHWQLDVTFREDEAKVRKDKGPINLHLIRKWSLHLLKKEPSCVSVKRKRKKANRDTNFLLAILKT, from the coding sequence ATGGAACTTAAAAAGATACTAAACAAAGTAGCTGATTTTCGGGTGCAAGGCCGCTGCTTACATCTATTAGCAGATATTTTAGGCTTAGTTTTATGTGGGGTAATAGCCGATTGTGATGACTTTGACGAGATAGCAGATTATGGCAAAGATAATACAGCGTTTCTGCAGCAAGAACTAGGATTAAGTTTTGTTAATGGTATACCTTCTGCTGACACTTTAAATCGGGTGATCAGACACCTGGATAGCCATAGTTTGGAGCAATGCTTCAAAGCGTGTGTAGCTGGCTTCTCCTTAGCAGGCAAGCAGGTATGTATAGATGGCAAAGAATTGAGAGGTACTATACCTGCAGGCAAAAAGCATGCTTTGGTTCGTATGGTCAATGTATGGGTAGAGGAACATAGCTTAAGCTTTGGACAAGTAGCCGTAGAAGCCAAGAGTAATGAGATTACAACTATTCCTGCTTTATTAGATACCCTTGATTGCAAAGGTAGTATCATTACTATAGATGCTATTGCTTGTCAGCAGGCAATTGTAGAAAAGATCAGGGATAAGCAAGCCCATTATGTGATTGCCCTAAAGGCTAATCAAGGTGTACTCTATGAGCAGGTAGCCCATTTTATGCAAATCAATAAGTCTGCTCTCGCTTTTAATCAGCAACTAGATAAAGCCCATGGCAGAGGAGAAGAACGTAGGGTATATATTGCTCAATGCATTGATTTGGTAGAGGAAAAGGAAAAATGGCAGGACTTACATACTTTAGTCATGGTAGAAAGAAAACGCATTATAGCAGGCAAAAAGCAAGAACAAACCCTGTTCTATATAAGCAGTTTAACAGATACAGACCCTGCCTTGTACAGCCGCTACATAAGAGGCCATTGGGCGATAGAGAATGGCTTGCATTGGCAACTAGATGTTACCTTTAGGGAAGATGAGGCTAAAGTCAGGAAAGATAAAGGACCCATCAATCTGCATCTGATTAGAAAGTGGTCTTTGCATCTGCTCAAAAAAGAGCCTTCTTGCGTGAGTGTCAAACGGAAAAGAAAAAAAGCTAACAGAGACACTAATTTCCTGTTAGCTATTCTTAAAACTTAA
- the rbsK gene encoding ribokinase, translated as MPEKIIVIGSSNTDMVVKSDKLPLPGETILGGQFYMFPGGKGANQAVAAARLGGEVVFIARTGNDVFGKQAIEQFAREGIDTSCIHIDAGHPSGVALILVDAKGENVIAVAPGANAQLTERDIDTAQVLISKAEVILLQLEIPISTVTYAIHQMQKLGKKVIINPAPAQALPEEVFRDLYLITPNETEAEILTGIQVTDEASAAKAAQALQEKGVSQVVITMGSKGAFVYNGATSRLIAAPKVEPVDTTAAGDVFNGALAVALANEQPLIAAVEFACRAAAISVTRMGAQASAPYLHEMKN; from the coding sequence ATGCCTGAAAAGATTATTGTGATTGGGAGTTCTAATACAGATATGGTGGTAAAGTCTGACAAACTTCCTTTGCCCGGAGAAACCATTCTGGGTGGCCAGTTTTATATGTTTCCCGGCGGAAAAGGAGCCAATCAGGCGGTTGCCGCCGCCAGACTGGGTGGTGAAGTAGTGTTTATTGCCAGAACCGGGAATGATGTATTCGGAAAACAAGCCATCGAACAGTTTGCCAGAGAAGGGATTGATACTTCTTGTATCCATATTGATGCCGGGCATCCTTCCGGAGTAGCACTGATATTGGTAGATGCCAAAGGCGAAAATGTAATTGCTGTTGCTCCAGGTGCCAATGCACAGCTAACCGAAAGGGATATTGACACAGCACAGGTACTTATAAGCAAAGCTGAGGTAATTTTATTGCAACTCGAAATTCCCATTTCCACGGTTACGTACGCCATTCATCAGATGCAGAAGCTGGGCAAAAAAGTAATTATAAATCCGGCACCTGCGCAGGCTTTGCCGGAAGAAGTATTCCGGGATTTGTACCTGATCACTCCCAACGAAACAGAAGCTGAAATTTTAACCGGCATCCAGGTGACCGATGAAGCAAGTGCCGCTAAAGCTGCCCAGGCTTTGCAAGAGAAAGGAGTTAGCCAGGTAGTAATTACGATGGGCAGCAAAGGTGCTTTTGTATACAACGGTGCTACCTCCAGACTCATAGCGGCTCCCAAAGTAGAACCAGTAGATACTACTGCCGCTGGTGATGTCTTTAATGGCGCTTTAGCCGTTGCACTTGCCAATGAACAACCGTTGATTGCAGCGGTTGAATTTGCCTGTAGAGCGGCAGCTATTTCTGTTACCAGGATGGGTGCCCAGGCATCTGCGCCGTACCTGCATGAAATGAAAAATTAG